In Leclercia sp. LSNIH1, the genomic stretch CCCACTTCGGCAGCTCTCCCTCTTCTGCGCTATGGAACAGGTACTGGCCGTGGTTCTTGCCGTTACTGCGGTTCAGTACAAAGAAGTGACCGCTCTCGCCCAGACGGCGGCTAAGGATCTTCTCGCGCATGACGTTCCAGGAGTGGGTAATGTCGACCCCAACGAAGATAATGGCGATCACCTGCCCGCCCGCATCTTTTACCGGCTGGTACTGGGTGATATAGCGCTTACCGAACAGCAGGGCGAGGCCGCGATATACCTCGCCTTTGTTGACCACTTCCCATGCCGGGCTGGCATGGTCGAGTACCGTACCGATGGCCCGGTCGCCGTTCTCTTTACGCAGCGAGGTCGCCACGCGGACAAAATCGTCGCCGCTACGGACAAAGAGCGTAGAGATCGCGCCGGTGCGATTCAGAAAATCATCGGGGGTGGTGTTGTTCTCATGCAGTTCCGTATCGCCGCCTTTCAGCAGGGGGACGCTCTGGTCGTTGATGACGCGGGTCTGGCTGGCATCAATACTCAGCGGCTGCGGTAAAAAGGTGGTGAACAGGCGGGTGTAACTTTCTACCTCTTCGGTGAGGCTGGTATTGAACATCTGCACCATATCCACCACGCCGGTAGACTGGTTATGCAGGTCTTCTACGGCCAGCGATTCAAGTTTTTGACTAGCGTTGTAGCTCAGGAGAAAGGTGAAAAGTAAAAAGAGAGTGGCAACACTCAAGCCGGTAAGCAGCGATAGCTTTGTGCCCAGACCTGCACGGCGGAAAAAGTTGATCATAAATTGCTCATTGTTAAAAAGGTATCGCTTTTCAACGGCAGAGCGGGGATAACATTTATTGGCTTTATGTAACAAAATGTTACAAAGTTATCTCGGCGGAGTTATGGCAAGGATAATAGAATTGTAAAGATTAAAAAGCCACTCTTTTTTAGTGGCTTTTATTGACGATTTTCAGACATAAAGTATGGCCTGCGCCCGCCAGCGATCGGCATGGCTCTCTTCCTGCATTTTTATGATGCGATACCACGAGGCACCCTGCTCATCGGCCTTCAGCGCAATCATGCGCTCTACGTCCTGCGGGCTCCCTGAGATATCACTCACGGAGATCAATCCAATTTCGTTTAAACCCGTCACACAATCAGCGCTGGCAAATTCAGCTGACTGTGCTGCCGTACTCACCAGACCGGCTGAGAGTAGCAGTGTGGTCAAAGCAAGAGATCGTTTCATCGTCAGCTCCATTTTACGTGTCCCCGGTATCCGCCGGGCAATCCTTCGCTAATAAACTCATTTCCATTGTCACTGGCTGGAGTTTATTGTGGACAGGAAAACGTCTATGGACGCAAAGCAGTGTAAATGTCGTTTAAATACCGCGCGTTATTTACGGTATAAAATGGCTTGCGAATACCATTGTCCCGTCACGATGGTTATCATCGATAAGGACAATGACGTAATAATCTGCTTTCGCGGCGACAGCTTTTGCTTTAATGGCCTCTGCCGCATCATCGGGAGAGCCTCGCTCGAGTGCGGTCACGGTACCCATTCGCTGTAATCCTTCCGTTTGATTACGACGTATCTCCTGGGGGTGATCGGCGACCGGTGGCGCAGGCTGCGGCGTACCTTGCAATACGCTACATCCGCCCAACAACACCATCAGCGTTAAAGCAGCAAACTTTCGCATAAACCTGTCTCGTTTCCTGATAGCCATAGTGTAGATCTCTGTTGATTTGACATTGGGGGAATGTTCCCAAATTGTTAGCTATAGCGTAAATTTCGAATGAAAATTGTGTGAAAGCGTAAGCCAGTTCTCAACATTATGATTCACCCATAAGTATGAGGCCCAATAATGATTGAACTTGAAGTACGGCAGCTTGGCGACCATGAGATTGTACATGCTGTTCCGGCAGGAAAAGGAGCTAAACCGCTTCCGGTTGTTATTTTTTATCATGGTTTTACCTCATCAAAACTGGTCTACAGCTATTTTGCGGTGGCGCTGGCGCAGGCAGGTTTTCGGGTGGTAATGCCGGATGCCCCCGATCACGGGGCCCGTTTTAGCGGTGATGAGCAAGCCCGCCTGGGACAGTTCTGGCCGATCCTGCATGGCAACCTCACCGAGTTTGCCCCGCTGCGGGATGCGCTATATCAGGCCGGGCTGGTGGCCGATGAACGGCTCGCGGTGGCCGGGGCCTCAATGGGGGGAATGACCGCGCTGGGCATTATGGCGCGCTATCCGGAGGTCAAATGTGTGGCAAGCCTGATGGGCTCGGGCTACTTTACCTCGCTGGCCCGCACGCTGTTTCCGCCGCAGCAACCCGGGTCATTCGCGTCGATGGTCGCACCGCTTGCTGACTGGGAGGTAACGACCGCGCTACCGCGTCTGGCTGACCGCCCGCTGCTGCTGTGGCACGGTGAGGAGGATGATGTGGTGCCCGCCGGGGAGACGTTCCGCCTGCAACAGGCGTTGCAGCAGGAAGGGCTGGATAAAAATCTGACCTGTCTGTGGGAGGCGGGAGTAAAACACCGTATTACGCCGGGCGCGCTCGACGCCACGGTCGCGTTTTTCCGCCAGCACCTTTAAACGCGCAGGATCTTCACACCCTGATCTTCCAGTTTCTGGAGG encodes the following:
- the yjfN gene encoding DUF1471 family protease activator YjfN — protein: MELTMKRSLALTTLLLSAGLVSTAAQSAEFASADCVTGLNEIGLISVSDISGSPQDVERMIALKADEQGASWYRIIKMQEESHADRWRAQAILYV
- the yjfP gene encoding esterase, which codes for MIELEVRQLGDHEIVHAVPAGKGAKPLPVVIFYHGFTSSKLVYSYFAVALAQAGFRVVMPDAPDHGARFSGDEQARLGQFWPILHGNLTEFAPLRDALYQAGLVADERLAVAGASMGGMTALGIMARYPEVKCVASLMGSGYFTSLARTLFPPQQPGSFASMVAPLADWEVTTALPRLADRPLLLWHGEEDDVVPAGETFRLQQALQQEGLDKNLTCLWEAGVKHRITPGALDATVAFFRQHL